One stretch of Callospermophilus lateralis isolate mCalLat2 chromosome 11, mCalLat2.hap1, whole genome shotgun sequence DNA includes these proteins:
- the Cep295nl gene encoding protein DDC8 homolog, producing MLLRQKHTMLKVREPEDDSPVPRRPNLQWRAQQLLHLAEELQAEWQEAQLLEDLEQLCSTHVLGGATAGWAVENEAQAEAEADLEKPAPRGAERSPKVKEKHKAVLREPKSHQEELSRQQARRPKPQRKAVGSERQGATKPRGLGPTEKNKRKRVPSSKTSSGHQPVTPRVGRSVKPHLATGEELRGLQEKQRAREGRRKAGKGTTVHFARGLRNISENQGPRDRLEEFQQLWPASSTHKREAVAPTTPDKCITKNRWQRELESAFEQLFNSNRKLRRHLNQHLDSRSRLDPDPQEQVFSVMQGCDSDTPQEGAAEVESLPAGESGDPAEAEVSPKSSKTDLKQSLSKDGLPKCHQMAQPAVKDGSQTSLAEADTAIDEEDLLFKSTECEQEASELATLMDSCPQPHLQEQARRTDWMAFAQKPPRLELEWRRQKPSFESVELPDMSLEIHYSAELEEERKERRRLRLALLKSYPSSYQIKGRVSPSPVKLTSSSNSSIIEDEDKQNQMIRDIQLQISEQNKLHEQFLEKARKRLLEFQRIC from the coding sequence ATGCTGCTGAGACAGAAGCACACGATGCTGAAAGTCAGAGAACCCGAAGACGATAGCCCTGTGCCCAGGAGGCCCAACCTGCAGTGGAGAGCCCAGCAGCTGCTGCACCTGGCCGAGGAGCTGCAGGCAGAGTGGCAGGAGGCCCAGCTCCTCGAGGACCTGGAGCAGCTCTGTTCCACCCACGTGCTGGGTGGGGCCACGGCAGGGTGGGCGGTGGAGAACGAAGCCCAAGCCGAGGCCGAGGCCGACCTGGAGAAGCCTGCCCCGCGAGGAGCAGAAAGGTCCCCGAAGGTGAAGGAAAAGCACAAAGCGGTCCTTCGAGAACCCAAGAGTCACCAGGAAGAGCTGTCCAGGCAGCAAGCCCGACGCCCCAAGCCCCAGAGAAAAGCAGTGGGCTCCGAGAGGCAGGGGGCGACCAAACCCCGGGGTCTGGGTCCCACCGAGAAGAATAAACGGAAACGGGTGCCTTCAAGCAAGACCAGCAGCGGCCACCAGCCCGTGACCCCTCGGGTGGGCAGAAGTGTGAAGCCACACCTGGCCACGGGGGAAGAACTCCGGGGCCTGCAGGAGAAGCAGAGAGCccgggaggggaggaggaaggcGGGAAAGGGCACCACTGTTCACTTTGCCAGAGGCCTGAGGAACATCTCCGAGAACCAGGGTCCCAGGGACAGACTGGAGGAGTTCCAGCAGCTGTGGCCAGCGAGCTCCACCCACAAGAGGGAAGCCGTGGCCCCCACGACTCCAGACAAGTGCATCACCAAGAACAGGTGGCAGAGAGAGCTGGAGTCAGCCTTCGAGCAGCTGTTTAATTCAAACAGGAAGCTCAGGAGGCACTTGAATCAGCACCTCGACTCAAGGTCCAGGCTGGACCCTGACCCCCAGGAGCAGGTCTTTTCAGTCATGCAGGGGTGCGATAGTGACACCCCACAAGAGGGCGCGGCCGAGGTGGAGTCGCTGCCTGCTGGTGAGTCTGGGGATCCTGCAGAGGCCGAGGTCTCCCCGAAGTCATCCAAGACCGATCTGAAACAATCACTGAGCAAGGACGGACTCCCCAAATGCCATCAGATGGCCCAGCCTGCAGTGAAGGACGGAAGTCAGACATCCTTGGCCGAGGCGGATACGGCTATCGACGAAGAGGACCTGCTCTTTAAAAGCACCGAGTGTGAGCAGGAGGCCTCCGAGCTGGCCACACTGATGGACAGCTGCCCCCAGCCTCACCTGCAGGAGCAGGCGCGCAGGACAGACTGGATGGCCTTCGCACAGAAGCCGCCGAGGCTGGAGCTGGAGTGGAGGAGGCAGAAGCCCTCGTTTGAGTCCGTGGAGCTCCCAGACATGAGCTTGGAGATCCACTACTCGGCCGAGCTGGAGGAGGAGCGGAAGGAGCGGAGGAGATTGCGCCTGGCCCTCCTGAAGTCCTACCCCAGCAGTTACCAGATCAAGGGCAGAGTGTCCCCGTCCCCGGTTAAGCTCACCTCCTCCTCGAACAGCAGCATCATCGAAGACGAGGACAAGCAGAACCAGATGATCCGCGACATTCAGCTGCAGATTTCAGAGCAAAACAAGTTGCACGAGCAGTTTCTGGAAAAGGCCAGGAAGCGCTTGCTGGAGTTTCAGAGAATATGTTAA